One Coprobacter fastidiosus genomic window, CCGATACCGGCTCTAAAATGGATGATGTGATTTTTGAAGAGTTTAAAGGGACAGGGAATATGGAGTTACAGTTAGATCGTAAGCTCTCTAATAAGCGGATTTTCCCTGCTGTCGATATTACAGCTTCGAGTACTCGTAGAGATGATTTGCTTCTCGATAAAGATACATTGAATAGGATGTGGATATTAAGAAAATATTTGTCGGATATGAATTCTATAGAAGCAATGGAATTCATTAAGGACAGAATGGAAAAGACATCTTCTAATGAAGAATTATTATTGTCTATGAATGACTAATGTCCTTTCTGTAAAAAAATAAGAAATGACCTGTGTTGTTCGTTCTTCACAGGTTATTTTTATATCTTTAGGAAGGATAAAAAATGCATATCTGCCTGAATGACAGAGTAAAGCAGAAAATAAGAAAGTTGTCGGTAACGATTTAGCGATCATGTAACTGTGTTGAACTGCTGCGCTTTACAACTCGTCGAACAACTCTATGCAAGTGTAGTGAATACCCCGGAAACTACAAAATAAACAATCTGAATTTTGTAGAAAATGCGGACAGAATTTTTTTGTCCGTATTACTCATCGTTGTTGTTTCATTTTATAACCAAGAAACTTTTTACAGGAGGAGCAAGCCGACTGCTCCAAATAGGAGTTTCGACAATCAGTGTATCGTATTCATCGATATTTTCGACTTGTGTAACCAATGCCGGACGAATATCATTATCCAATTCTTGCCGGGCACGTGCTGTAACTTCATTATATACCGAAGAATAAGGTTCTTCGACTTCTATTTCTACAATGTCGCAGCCCGTCAGTTCTTA contains:
- a CDS encoding flavodoxin: MTGCDIVEIEVEEPYSSVYNEVTARARQELDNDIRPALVTQVENIDEYDTLIVETPIWSSRLAPPVKSFLVIK